A portion of the Cryptomeria japonica chromosome 5, Sugi_1.0, whole genome shotgun sequence genome contains these proteins:
- the LOC131065397 gene encoding protein SRG1 produces the protein MFNSATVFDPSEGSSKRFPIPVVQELASQHLHSLPQRFIRSEKERPNDFSHHQMDIPIIDMGMFLSDSESCRQQELEKLDIACKQWGFFQAVNHGIPLSLMQGMKGIVKEFVQLPLEEKLKYEMKEIEGYGQTFVASDDQILDWTDTLFLTTLPPENRNMNFWPTKPADFRETVDQYAVEIQKLGKTILSLLSEKVELKTDRLINMCGKTGQTMRMNYYPPCPRPDLVLGLSPHSDASGLTLLLQDDETVGLHICKDGKWIPIQPIPGALVINIGDMIEVISNRIYKSIEHRVVTNRDRDRISIAMFYSPSGECEVGPAPELIDELHPCQYRTFIRKDYMRQYFSSKLDGKASIEFTKIK, from the exons ATGTTTAATTCAGCCACCGTATTTGATCCTTCTGAGGGTTCTTCGAAGAGGTTTCCAATTCCTGTTGTTCAGGAATTGGCATCACAACACCTTCACAGCCTTCCTCAAAGGTTTATCAGATCAGAGAAAGAGCGCCCAAATGACTTCTCTCATCATCAAATGGACATCCCCATAATTGATATGGGCATGTTTTTGAGCGATTCGGAATCTTGCAGGCAACAGGAATTGGAAAAGCTTGATATTGCATGCAAGCAATGGGGATTTTTTCAA GCTGTCAATCATGGAATTCCTCTGTCTCTGATGCAAGGAATGAAGGGAATTGTGAAGGAATTCGTTCAACTGCCGTTGGAAGAAAAGCTCAAGTACGAAATGAAAGAGATTGAAGGCTATGGCCAGACATTTGTAGCCTCGGATGACCAAATACTGGACTGGACAGATACCTTGTTCTTGACAACTCTACCTCCAGAGAATAGAAATATGAATTTTTGGCCAACAAAGCCAGCAGATTTCAG AGAAACAGTGGATCAATACGCTGTTGAAATTCAAAAGCTTGGCAAAACAATTCTTTCCCTTTTATCAGAGAAAGTTGAGCTAAAAACAGACCGTTTGATTAACATGTGTGGGAAAACGGGACAGACAATGCGAATGAATTACTACCCACCCTGCCCAAGACCAGATCTTGTTTTAGGCTTAAGTCCTCATTCAGATGCAAGTGGTTTGACATTGTTGCTACAGGATGATGAAACAGTGGGGCTACACATATGCAAAGATGGCAAATGGATTCCTATTCAACCCATCCCAGGTGCCTTGGTTATCAATATTGGGGACATGATTGAG GTAATAAGCAATAGAATATATAAAAGCATTGAGCACAGAGTGGTCACAAACAGGGACAGAGATCGAATCTCCATTGCAATGTTTTATAGTCCAAGTGGAGAATGTGAGGTGGGTCCTGCCCCTGAGCTTATAGATGAGTTGCATCCCTGTCAATACAGAACATTCATTCGTAAGGACTACATGCGGCAGTATTTTTCCAGCAAACTCGATGGCAAGGCAAGCATTGAATTTACCAAAATCAAGTAA